Proteins found in one Candidatus Brocadia sp. genomic segment:
- a CDS encoding glycosyltransferase, with protein sequence MPASPAQKYFNQAQTFKESGLLEKSIASYKKAIEIDPCFISAYYILALLYHQTQQLDNAIIHFKKVIELDPNDASAFNNLGVIFFVNNRLNEAKMYFEKALSLDANYKEARDNLVKVQKKLQNTAPYTPYQQSVGYYCRKIGFVSLWYERGQAYVTKAIRDVLASDHTTFIFARNGGTLDKPMLQTTGEWDIPNLITHPTYQIPHAVLKNWIINNNLDIVFFNEEYDLELVATAKECGVKTVGYYVWELFDPQFTTACKRLYDKIICPTKACYGKLKKLGMDNAEYIQWGVDLNLFKPIERPVNKRVIFFHPAGWGGLHARRGTQFVIDAFQRLNDPNTELLIHTQNGSGIQESNNIKIISGTVPREEIIQMYQNSDVAILPSKWEGLGLTFLEAIGCGLPIITVDAPPMTEFVQNNKTGFLCRVAELQSYPGIFVEGVHVDIDDMAGKMRMMLNTDLRSTMHENVKALAPKFSITNFKENILGLIHDITKRIDDIRLNLGCGTDIRQGYVNIDQRSIPGVYQLADVSKLPYKNESVIEVLANDVIEHFPREQTEAVLNEWIRVLRPDGTLKVQCPDVRTLAHGLISNVIPVNEFSRRIYGGQNYRGNFHYAGFDIPEMKRMLRRLGMRPQRVSAYNGNFSITACRRFQPEARKLRVILVGVRLSNYPWGTENFIYKSLSESGHDVFDFDLRRDCNRIDEFHKIPADLVIAYKGSGLNPRLLEMLSCPAILWYPDDVLTVQHAQEDLQSNGYAYDHVYYFDRAGLEKLRQMGIEHSTFLPLATDPTIYKYLPGTEKKHDVAFVGNIYPNRRALLDRLKQKFNVLEAKAFMGDMVRIFNEAKIVLNLGIGKTGYQLRVFEALGCRSFLLTNEINMDDRLFKDKEHLVYFNEKNIEDLISYYLNHDEEREAIAENGYREVCAKHTFKHRVAQMLVDAGFVTM encoded by the coding sequence ATGCCAGCATCCCCAGCTCAAAAATATTTTAACCAGGCACAGACGTTCAAAGAAAGCGGACTTTTGGAAAAGTCCATTGCATCTTATAAAAAGGCCATAGAAATCGATCCCTGTTTTATTAGTGCATACTATATACTCGCTCTTCTCTATCATCAAACCCAACAATTAGATAACGCCATTATTCATTTTAAAAAAGTAATAGAATTAGACCCCAATGATGCATCAGCATTCAACAATTTAGGTGTTATATTTTTTGTAAACAACCGGCTTAATGAGGCAAAGATGTATTTTGAAAAGGCATTATCACTTGATGCTAATTACAAAGAAGCACGGGATAACCTGGTAAAAGTTCAGAAAAAATTACAAAATACTGCCCCGTATACTCCATATCAACAATCTGTTGGGTATTATTGCCGCAAAATCGGATTCGTATCATTATGGTATGAACGAGGACAAGCATATGTGACAAAGGCCATCCGGGATGTGTTAGCCAGCGATCATACCACCTTTATCTTTGCAAGAAATGGGGGAACACTTGATAAGCCTATGCTACAAACTACAGGCGAATGGGATATCCCCAATCTTATTACTCATCCGACATATCAGATACCGCATGCCGTATTGAAAAATTGGATCATAAACAACAATCTCGACATAGTTTTTTTTAATGAAGAATACGACCTTGAATTAGTTGCAACAGCAAAAGAATGTGGGGTGAAGACAGTTGGATACTACGTCTGGGAACTATTTGATCCGCAATTCACCACTGCGTGTAAGCGTCTTTATGACAAAATTATATGCCCCACAAAAGCATGCTACGGGAAATTAAAAAAACTGGGAATGGATAACGCTGAGTATATCCAATGGGGAGTTGACTTAAACCTATTTAAACCCATTGAGCGACCTGTAAATAAGCGGGTAATATTCTTCCATCCCGCCGGATGGGGAGGATTACACGCCCGTCGTGGAACTCAATTTGTTATTGATGCATTCCAGAGACTGAACGATCCAAATACGGAGTTGCTGATCCATACGCAGAACGGCTCAGGCATTCAGGAAAGCAATAACATCAAAATTATCTCTGGAACAGTGCCACGAGAAGAAATAATCCAAATGTATCAGAACTCAGACGTAGCAATACTTCCATCCAAATGGGAGGGACTGGGCTTAACCTTTCTTGAAGCTATTGGTTGTGGATTACCCATTATTACCGTTGATGCCCCACCCATGACTGAATTCGTACAAAACAACAAGACTGGGTTCTTGTGCCGTGTTGCAGAACTGCAGAGCTATCCCGGTATCTTCGTTGAAGGGGTACATGTGGACATCGATGACATGGCCGGAAAGATGCGAATGATGCTAAATACAGACCTCCGTTCCACTATGCATGAAAATGTCAAGGCACTTGCCCCAAAATTTTCAATCACGAATTTCAAAGAAAATATTCTGGGCCTTATTCACGATATAACCAAACGAATTGATGACATACGCCTTAATCTCGGATGTGGAACTGATATAAGACAAGGATATGTTAACATCGATCAACGTTCGATACCGGGGGTGTATCAGTTAGCAGACGTATCAAAACTTCCATACAAGAACGAATCAGTGATCGAAGTGCTGGCAAATGACGTCATAGAACATTTCCCCCGTGAACAGACAGAAGCGGTACTTAACGAGTGGATACGGGTATTAAGACCGGATGGGACGCTCAAGGTTCAATGTCCTGATGTCCGTACACTCGCACATGGCTTAATTTCTAATGTAATACCAGTAAATGAATTCTCCAGGCGGATATATGGTGGCCAGAATTACAGAGGGAACTTCCATTACGCAGGCTTCGATATTCCGGAAATGAAGCGAATGTTACGACGATTGGGAATGAGGCCGCAGCGGGTCTCCGCTTATAACGGTAATTTTAGTATTACCGCATGCCGAAGATTTCAGCCGGAGGCGCGAAAACTACGCGTCATTTTAGTGGGTGTGCGTCTCAGTAATTATCCATGGGGTACTGAAAATTTCATTTACAAATCCCTTTCAGAATCCGGTCACGATGTATTTGATTTTGACTTGAGGCGTGACTGCAATCGGATTGATGAATTTCACAAAATACCGGCTGACCTTGTAATCGCATACAAGGGATCCGGCTTAAATCCACGGCTTCTGGAAATGTTAAGCTGTCCAGCAATCCTCTGGTATCCGGATGATGTGCTCACGGTACAGCATGCCCAGGAGGATTTGCAAAGTAACGGATATGCATACGATCATGTTTATTACTTTGATCGAGCTGGACTCGAAAAATTACGTCAGATGGGGATTGAACACAGTACTTTTCTGCCTTTAGCTACAGACCCTACAATCTATAAGTATTTGCCGGGAACAGAAAAGAAGCATGATGTTGCCTTTGTTGGAAACATATATCCAAATCGTCGCGCCCTCCTCGACCGATTGAAGCAAAAATTCAACGTTTTGGAAGCTAAGGCATTTATGGGAGACATGGTTCGTATATTCAATGAGGCAAAGATTGTTCTGAACCTGGGAATTGGAAAAACTGGTTATCAATTACGGGTTTTCGAAGCTCTGGGATGCAGATCCTTTCTGCTTACCAATGAAATTAATATGGATGACCGTTTATTCAAAGACAAAGAGCATCTTGTTTATTTTAATGAAAAGAACATTGAGGATCTTATCAGCTATTATTTGAATCATGACGAGGAAAGGGAAGCAATTGCAGAAAATGGTTATCGAGAAGTTTGTGCAAAGCATACCTTCAAACATCGCGTAGCTCAAATGCTAGTTGACGCGGGGTTTGTCACCATGTGA